The Nostoc sp. UHCC 0926 nucleotide sequence GCTGGACAGGAAGAACATTTGATCTTCAAACGTGTCCCCGTTTAGCGAATACGCATGGCTGAAGACAATTGGCTGACCTTTCCCCCAATCTTTGAAGTAGATTTCTGTACCGTCTTTGGTAGTGATGGTGGTCATGGTGTTCTCTTAAGTTAGTGTTGCGGTTCTTCTAACTGAGTTGGATGTCTACCAAGTTTGACCGCCGCTGGCGAGAATCCGTTGTCCGGTCAGCCATTGGGAGTCGTCGGAGGCGAGGAAGACAGCGATCGGTCCGATATCCTCCGGCTGCCCGACCCGTCCCAGCGGTGTGCTCTTGATCGCCATGTCGTAGACGTCGCCTTCGAGAAACCCTTGCGAGCCTTCCGTTGCCACGAAGCCTGGATTGAGGCTATTGACACGGATCTTGCGAGAGCCTAACTCCTTAGAAAGGGAGACTGTGAGAGAGTCAACCGCCGCTTTGGTGGCAGAGTAAATGGCGCTATTGGCGGGCGGCATTGAGCCGACAGCAGAACCAATGTTAATCACGGAGCCACCCTCAGTCCCCATAAGCGGGATGGCTTCTTGGATGGCGAGGAGAGAGCCAAGTACATTGAGGTTAAACTGGCGGTAGAATTCTTCTGGTGTAACCTGCTCGATGGCACCGAAACTGTAAACACCAGCGTTGTTGACGAGAATGTCAAGCTTGCCGTGCGTTTGCTTGATTTGGGCGAAGGTGCGAGTAATGTCTTCCAGCTTCGAGAAGTCACCCTGGATGGCTGTGGCTTTGCCGCCGTCAGCCGTAATGTCCGCGACGGTTTTATCGGCACCAGATTGGCTAGTGGCGTAGTTGACAATTACCGTCGCACCAGCGGCTCCGAGGTGCTTGGCGATCGAGGCACCAATGCCCTTAGATGCTCCAGTGACCAGTGCAATCTTGTTTGCAAGTTTGCTTGTGGTTGTCTTGCTCCTGGATGAATCGTCGATCACTGCTGACGGGGAAAGTGTTTGTACGGGTGAAATAGTCATATTTCCTCTTTTTTTAATCGGTGAAGTGATACTAAGTGGTGGCATTGCGAAAGTTATTGCGTCTATCAAATCACAATGCGAACCCAGTCTGTGGTTTGTTGAAAGTTTGCGAAAGCCTGATTTAATTCAGACATTGTCCGAGTCAGCCCAATAGAGGGTATTTAAGTGAAAGCCCGGTGCGATCGCTCAGATATTCTTGGGTAAAATGCTTGCCCCAAGTCTCCTCAGATTCTGCTTGCTGTTTTGCAGATTGAAATTGCTGCCACCCTTGAGGTGATAGGATCACCCCTCGAACCCGCCCATGAGGGGAACTACCGTTCATAGATTTGCCCAGATTGGAATCCATAGGCAAGTTACCACTAATAAAGGGCAGAGCGAGTCCTTTCCTACAGTTTTGCTAAAGCGCTACGGGTAACTTCGCTCTTTGCAGATAAATTAGTAAATTATTTCCCTTCTTACTTAAGACTATCAGGTTTAACCAAGTCATATCACTTCTCGTCACCATTTCACTATCAAGATATGCCTATGGCAATAGAAAGATTAAATAGTATCTTAACTCAAGGAACTGGAGTGGTCTAATTTGAATGAAAGTTGAAGAATGAAGAACACAAGCCGCGGAACTGACTCGAACAAAGTCTGCAAATCAAGTAAGAGTTTTGCAAATAATCAACAAATAAGTAAAGATTTTAGACTATGAAAATTATGTTTAAATTCGACAAATAACTGACTGCATTAGCACTTTTAACGATTGCTTCGGTTGGTGGAACTATAGCGGTTCCCATTCAGATGCAGTACAACATTATATCGCCAGGTGTAGGGGCACGGCAGTGCCGTGCCCCTACGAGTGTACCTGACGTAAACGAGAACCGCTATATGTTAACCGTTGCAAATTTATCCTAGTGTGGCAAAGCTAGCTAGAGCAAAAACTTAAACCTAGTAAATTCGTTATTATTGAAAATTTTGGTTTACCTATTTACGCCTATTTCAATCATTAAAAATCTACTCTAGCAAGTTTTACCGCTCTAGAATTTATCTGCTCAAAGTCAACCATCAGGAGTTGTAAAAGATGTGACTCTGTAGACAGCGGATTCAATTAAAGCCCAAGGTTGCGTTTTACAACTTTGAAAACAGCATGTTTAACCCTTCGGTCATCGTGGGATGAGTCAAAACGCCATCGCGCAGAACGGTGTAAGGCATCTGAGCTTGCATCACCATCTGCACCGTCGAAATCACTTCCCCCGCTTCATGACACAACAGGGAACAACCGAGAATACGACCTGTCTCGGTATCCACGATCGCCTTCATCAGTCCATCGGTTTTACCAAGAGTTTTTGCTCTAGGAATCGCTGAGGCATCCAGTTTCGCCACGCGGATGGCATACCCTTGTTGCTGTGCTTCGGTTTCGGTCAGACCCACATGAGCCAGTTCTGGATCAATGAACAGACAGGATGGAACCAAGCGATCGCGCCTGCTGCGGTTGCCACCATCAATCAGATTTGCTTTGACAATGCGGTAATCGTCGAGCGAGACATGGGTATATTGTAATCCTCCATTGATGTCGCCTAACGCCCAAATCCCCGGTATGTTTGTTTCCAGACGATCGTTGACTAGAATAAACCCGTGGGCATCAGTTGCCACACCAGCGGCAGCTAAATTTAAGCTATCAGTGGTTGGCACACGACCGATAGCGACGAGCAAATGTGAACCTTGGAGGCTAATCTGGCGATCGGCAACCTGGAGCTGAAGGACAGTCGCATTGTCAACGCGATCTACTCTCAATACATTTGTCTTCAGCAAGAATTCAATGCCCTCTCGTTCTAGCAGCGTTTGAACAGCGATCGCAATATCTGAATCTTGATTTGATAGAATTTGCTTACTATGCCCAATCACAGTAACACCAGAGCCAAAGCGCTGGAACATCTGGGCAAACTCCAACCCAATATAGCCACTCCCAAGTACGATCAGATGCTCTGGCAACTGTTCCAGTTCCATGATCGACTCGCTCGTCAAAAAACCAGTTTCTGTGAGTCCGGGTAGCGATGGAATTAACGGTCGCGTGCCTGTATTAATAAAGAACCGTTCTGCGGTGAGTAAGCGAGTGGTGTCAACCGTTGTCACTTCAATCGTTTTGGGTGACATAAACCGTCCCACTCCAACGATCAGTTCGTGACCCAGAGCAGTTTCTAGATTGTGCAAATTCATTTCACGCATAGAGTGTACGACAGATCGTTTGCGCCCAATTACGGCTGCTAAATCAACGATGGGTGCATTGGCTTTAACACCGTAACTAGCGCTGTGTCGCACAGTATTGGCTACCTCTGCACTGGCAACCATCGTTTTGGTTGGGATGCAGGCGATGTTGATGCACCCACCACCAATCATGGTTAAGCTGCGTTCCACCAGAGCGGTTTTACGTCCGTCCGCAACTAGCGCTGGTGCTAGGGTTTTACCTGCTTTGCCACTGCCGATAATAATGTCGTCGTAGTATTCAGGGTTCATTCCACATCTCCTTTAAGGTGCTGTCATGGTACACGGCTTCAATTTGGCTGAGATCGTCTGCTGTTCGTTAATGCCTCTTGCAGCGACGTTATATCAGCGGGGTAGCGATCGCCTGCCGCCACTCCTTTTGGTGCAACAGCTTCAATTCGGTTCAGGTCGTCTGTTGTCAGATGAACGTCTGTTGCTGCAACGTTCTCCTCCAGATATTTGCGTTGCTTGGTACCCGGAATGGGAATGATATCTTCTCCTTGGGCTAACAGCCATGCCAGGGCGAGTTGACTGGGCGTTGCTCCTTTTTCAGCAGCGATCACCTTTACCTGCTCCACTAATTGCAGATTTTTGTAGAAATTCTCTCCCTGAAAGCGAGGGGAAGATCGGCGGTAGTCGTCTTCTGAAAAATCATTTGGGCTGGTGAATCGTCCTGACAAAAAGCCTCGACCCAATGGACTGTAGGGTACAAATCCAATACCTAATTCCCGCACTGTGGGCAGAATCTCATCTTCGGGATCGCGGCTCCAGAGGGAATATTCCGTTTGCAGGGCGGAAATGGAGTGAACAGTATTAGCTCGTCGAATCGTGGCTGGAGTGGCTTCTGAAAGCCCTAGATAGCGTACTTTTCCCTGCTGCACCAGTTCCGCCATTGCACCAATCGTGTCTTCAATGGGGACTTCCGGATCAATCCGGTGCTGATAATAAAGGTCAATCACATCTACACCCAACCGCTTCAGCGATGCATCACAGGCTTGATGCACATACTCTGGCTTACCGTTAATACCGTTCCATCCGCCCTCTGCCGATCGCACAATGCCAAACTTTGTTGCGATCGCTACCTGATCGCGACGGTCTTTGATGGCTTTGCCTACCAACTGTTCATTGGTAAAGGGGCCATACATATCGGCAGTATCCAGTAAGGTAATGCCGAGTTCTAATGCCCGGTGAATCGTGGCGATCGCTTCTCGATCGTCCTGTCCACCATAGAAATCAGACATTCCCATACAGCCCAGTCCTAGTTCTGAAACCACAAGTCCTTGATTGCCGAGTTTGCGTGTTTTCATTAATAGTCTCCTTAATTTGCCATTGATGCGATCAATTGATTCATTCTCCAGATTAGAGAAGGTAAACTGCCCTCAGTCAGACCACTACTACTGTTTGTGGAACGCTCAGTCTGGATTCTGGCAAACTGTTGGCGAGTCGTTTCATCAAACCCGGCGTAGTTCGCAACCTTCCACCAATCAAACATTCGGTGGCCAAATTTCCATAGGAATAGGGTATAATCTCCTGAATCATCGCTCCACCAAGCTTTTCAGAACAGTTTCCAGTTCGACTTCGCCTTTGATGGAGCCGGACTCACCACTCTCGAACTCCATCCAGCCCTCATTGAAACCGTCGAGCATCCGAATGCGCGGCTCTGGATCGGCTGTACCCTGAGCCTTGAACAGCGCTTCCCAGGTTTCGCGGGGAACTACCTCCGCGTGTACCGGACAACCCAGAACCTTGGAAAAGCCCTTTGCAATGTCATTCGGCGTTACCCGGTGCGGTCCCTCGATTTCGACGATTCGCCGTCCACTCCAAGTCTGTTGCAGTAACTCGGAGGCAACACGACTGATATCCGCCGTCGCAATCATCGGCACAGGTTTATCCAACGGTTGCAGGAAGCTTTGGATAATGCCACTCTCTCTGGCGGGTGCTACGTCCCAAGCCGCGTTCTCCATAAACCAGGCGGGACGAACAAAGGCGATCGGCATCGGCAGATCCCCCAATACTTGCTCCAATATCTGAAGTTGAGTTAGTAGGTTCGGCTGGGTTGCCTGCGCGCCAATGGTGGATAGGCAGACAACCTTGCCCGGATGCGCTGCTGTGAGCGCAGTACGCAGAGCAGCGACAATCGCCCGTGTTTCGGGAAAGCCCGGTGATGGCGCAAAGTTTGGCGGAATCACAACGAAAACCCCCTCGGCATCGGTAAAAGCTGCTGTGAGCGCGTCAGCATCGTTCATGTCTGCCAGGGCAACTGCACAACCCTGCTCGACCCAAGCGGTTCCCTTCTTAGCATCACGAATCACAGCGCAGACAGACTGATTGTCGCTCAACAATTTGCGGGCGACGGCACCGCCGACCTGACCTGTAATTCCAGTAATAGCGTACATTTCGCTCTCCTTGTAAATAGCAGATAATTTGATAAACATCTTTCCAAGCTTCCGGCTTCAATAAAGATCCTTAAAATCATCTCTGGGAGTGCATTTTAGCGATTTCCCCACAAATCTTACGCTTCAATAAGAGTATTCCAATCACTTCTATGTGCTAGCTCAAGATCGTCGAGAAATGAGATATTTTTCTCAACGGGATCGCGGCTAATATGCAGGTGATTAGGGGGAAAATCAGGATCGGTGTAGCCAACGGCTAAACCGCACAGGATCGATAGTTCCGGTGGAATATTTAACTCGCTGCGAATGATTTCAGGATAAGCGGCTAGCGAAACCTGAGCACAGGTGCCCAGTCCACGAGCAGTCAGACTCAGCATCAGCGTTTGTAAATAGATCCCTACACTTAAAGCATCCGCATCGCCTAGTTCGCGGTGCATACAGACGATACCGACCATTGGGGCATCAAAAAATTCGTAATTACGCAGAACGGCTCGTTCTCGACTCGCTGTATCCTCACGAGCAATCCCCATCGCTCCATAGACTTGTTCACCTAGTTCCTGGCGGTAATGCTGGAATGCCTCTGGCAGTTGAGCGATTTTGGGTAGCTGAGACTCGTCAAAATGCTGCGCTTGCTTTAGCAAAGCCTTTTTCAGTTGATCGCGGCGAGTACCTTCAGCAAATACTACCCGCCACGGCTGGGTATTGGAATTCGACGGCGCAAGCTGTGCTAGAGCAAGAGCTTCATTGAGTAAAATTCGCGGCACGGGTTTGGATAAGAATTTTCGGGTTGAGTGCCGATCTTTGATAGTTTGGTCGAGATCGAACATGTTTAATAAACCTCTATGAGAAAGAGTACTGACAATACTTCTCAGTTAAGGGGAAAAGGGGAATGGGAAAGAGAAAAGAAAAAACCTTTAACCCTTACCCTTTAACCTTTTCCCCAAACCCGATTCCGAGTTAAAAGTGCAAAACCCGAGAAGTATTGAGAGTACTGAAGATTCAATTTTTCCTACAAGTTTGGCGCATCAAGATCCGATTGTTTTTATACACCTCTAAAGTTCCAGACTGCGGGCTATCTAACGTGCCATCCCACACCCAATATTGATAATTTCTATTCCGAAATTTATAGACTCGAACACCTTCTGTCGCTTGCTTAGTTCCTTTGCCCAAACTTAAATGACCGTTGGGATTGGTCGCCCGATAGAGCAGTTCACCGGAACTATAATTCTGCCAAATATTGATGTTGTAACCGCCTTGGCATTTTGTACTCAGGATGATGCCAGCAGTAGAATCAGCAGAAGCAGGTAAGGAAAAATTAACTAAGACACTGATTGGCAGAGCAAGGAGTAACGCGGATCTTTTCAGTAGTGTTTTCATTGTTTTCATTAGTGTTGTAAAATCAATTTTTTGGTAACAATTGCCTGTACTGCGAACGCTTATCAAATTACCACCTGCGCTGGTAATTTCATTAACCACGCGATTAGATGCCCCCGTCACATCTGCAATTTTTCGGTCTAGTTTTTTCATGATGATGAGTCCTGTGGGGAGCAACCCGAAAAAGTGAGATCGTCGTGAAATGAGCGGGGAAAGCGGGGGTAGCTGGGGGAGAAAAGAGAAATTTAGTATGTTTTACTACTAAGAATATAGGAAATATACTTGATTTATTTCTCTTCCCCAGCTTCCCCACCTCACAAAATCGCGTTGCTCCCGTCTTGTGATTGTCCAACATGAGTTGTCATAAAGTGACGGATACGATCTGCGATCGCATCTCCTTCCTCTTCTAGGGCAAAATGTCCGGTATCGAGTAAATGAAACTCAACGTCTTTCAGATCGCGCTTGTAGGGATAAGCGCCTTCAGCCGGGAAGATGGCATCATTCTTACCCCAAACAATCAGGGTAGGTGGCTGATATTTGCGAAAATACTCCTGCCATTGCGGATATAGTGGTGGATTCGTGCCATAGCTATACAGTAGCGCCAACTGAATCTCATCGTTGCCGGGGCGATCGAGGAAGAGTTGATCCATATTCCAGGTATCAGGGCTGATCGTTTCCAGATTGCGAACGCCATTGGTATATTGCCACTTCGTTGTTTCCAATGTGAAAAAGGATCTGAGCTTGTCAGCATTCTCAGGAGAACGGTCTTGCCAGTAGGCTTTAGCCGGGTTCCAAAATTCGCCGCCTATACCTTCCTCATACGCATTCCCGTTTTGGACAATCAGCGCTTCTACTCGCTCTGGGTATTTAGCTGCAATCCGATAGCCAATGGGAGCGCCATAATCCATTACGTAGAGGCTATATTGCTTGAGATCGATCGCGGTAATAAATTTCTCCACGATTTGGGCCAAGCGATCAAAAGTGTAGTCAAACTCATCCACAGTTGGCATAGAACTGTTGCCGTAGCTCGGATAATCCGGGGCAACTAGATGGAAGCTATCGGCAAGCGCAGGCATCAGATTGCGAAACATGTGAGATGAGGTCGGAAAGCCGTGTAACAGCAGAATCGTTGGATTACTGCGGGAACCAGCTTCTCGGTAAAAGATATCTAAACCATCGATTGAGATTGTGTGAAATGTGGTCATGACTCACCTGAGATGTTTGGGTGTTTAAATTCTGAACTGCTATTGGTTCAGTCCTTTGACTCAGATAAAGAAGGCATTCATGCCGTCAATGTCAGAGAGGAAGGTTTCGATCGCAGCAATCCTGTTATCCTTGAACTGACAGACCGTAGCCAAGTACTCATCAAGTACCCGATCGCCCTGTCGGGCAGTATTGTGCAGAGACAGAGCCACGTTGTCTCGGCTGACAAGAATGTGTTGTAGCTCAATGTTCAGCCCATAGCTCGTAATTTTGCGGGCGCGATCAACTACGGCATCAGCTCCATTTGCAGTGCCTGAGATCATGTTGTCGCCCGGCAGTGTCCAGTGTGCGTCGTCAGAGAGGAGGGCGCGCATTGCACTCCAATCCCGTGCAGCGATTGCTGTTTGAAAACGACGAGCGATGTCGAGCTTCGCATTGCGATCGGTCACTTGTGCAACCACTTCTGCCTGAGAACGTTGATTCATTGTCATAATCGTGATTCTCCTGTTCCAAAATTCGGTTCTTCGCATTCATGCTGCGTTCTAATGAGAGAAATATCCCCAGTCCACCTTGGAGCCGTTAATGCATTCCGCCAGGAACGGATAATTTTGAATTAGTCTCAAGTTCAGACTAAAAATAAGTACCTGTAGTCATCTGGAGAAACGTTATCCTACCATTAGCTTCATTGAAGAAGGCAGAAGGCAGAGGGCAGAGGGCAGAAGGTTTACATCAGTTGGGGATTCAGACCCGAATGGCACTAAGAAAAGCGCAAATGTATTATTTACAAGGGTTTCATCACTTTGGAAAAACGTAGGCTAATGAAGCAGCGATCGCAAACTGAGAGTTGCAGATTATTCTGATTTCCGACCTTAAAACTATTAGTTTCCTAAACCCCTTACCAGGCAAGTATTTCAGCTTTTCTTAGTGCCATTCGGCGCTGTATCCACTGATTGGTCACTTTGCGCCTGCTTCAGTTCGTAAATCGCTTTGCGAAAGCGCTCGCCACCGACCGCTGCCTGATCAATGAAACGGCATCTAACCAGGGTCAGACTGACCGAGTCTTGCGGCGCAGATCGCTCACGGACAGCCACACCGCAGAGATCAAGAAATAAAAGGCTCCCACCGCAGCATAGCCAGCAACGTTTGTGATCAATGGCATCGTCGGCATCCGGAACTGCAAAATGAAAAATGCGCCTGCCAGCGCCGACTGACCGCCGCTCAAGATCATTGTCCACTGCGCTCCGTAGCTTTTCCAACGGCGAACGGCGGTGCCGAGTTGAAGCAAGCCAGAGAGGATAGCCCAGGCACCGAACACTGCGAACACCCAATTTATCCCTATCTGTAGCGCCACGATGACCGCAAGTGTCGTCGCGACGCTGACGACGACGTTGATGGTCTGGGTACGATTCTGCACCAATCCACCACTGCGAGACGCATCAAGATAGTTGGCTGCGGCATCCCAGGCGGGATAGGCGACGAGCAAAATGACCGCGATGGTTGGGGAATACTGACCCACCGTAAACGCAGCAGCCACCCATACGGCTGAAAACGCCGTCCGGATAAAATAGTAGAGCTTCAGCCATCGCTTCTGGCTGGAACGAGCAAAATTGGGGAGGTTGTTGGTCGTTGATGATCCTTTCGATTGCTGACTCATTGTTGTCTCCTACAGTTAGTTATTTAATCTTGTGGTTGTGTACTCTACCGCATTGTGGGCATCCAGTGCGGTATCCAACGTAAAATGGCGAGGATCAACAATTGGGCGTAGTTGACCTGCATCCGCCAACTGCGTAGCCTGATGCAAAATCTCACCATGATGAGTACGCCCTTCACCATTCAGTAGAGGCAGAAGCACAAATATGCCTGAATACGTAGCAGCCTTCAGTGAGAGTGGCATCAAGGAGTGCTGACCCCAGCCGTAGCTACTAACGACATGTCCGTAAGTGCGTACTGCCTGAAACGCATCGTCTAGAGTGGAGCCGCCAACAGTATCGTAGACCAGATCAAAGCCGTAACCGTCTGTATACATTTGCACAATCTGCTCAATC carries:
- a CDS encoding DUF308 domain-containing protein, yielding MSQQSKGSSTTNNLPNFARSSQKRWLKLYYFIRTAFSAVWVAAAFTVGQYSPTIAVILLVAYPAWDAAANYLDASRSGGLVQNRTQTINVVVSVATTLAVIVALQIGINWVFAVFGAWAILSGLLQLGTAVRRWKSYGAQWTMILSGGQSALAGAFFILQFRMPTMPLITNVAGYAAVGAFYFLISAVWLSVSDLRRKTRSV
- a CDS encoding nuclear transport factor 2 family protein — encoded protein: MNQRSQAEVVAQVTDRNAKLDIARRFQTAIAARDWSAMRALLSDDAHWTLPGDNMISGTANGADAVVDRARKITSYGLNIELQHILVSRDNVALSLHNTARQGDRVLDEYLATVCQFKDNRIAAIETFLSDIDGMNAFFI
- a CDS encoding mercuric reductase; translated protein: MNPEYYDDIIIGSGKAGKTLAPALVADGRKTALVERSLTMIGGGCINIACIPTKTMVASAEVANTVRHSASYGVKANAPIVDLAAVIGRKRSVVHSMREMNLHNLETALGHELIVGVGRFMSPKTIEVTTVDTTRLLTAERFFINTGTRPLIPSLPGLTETGFLTSESIMELEQLPEHLIVLGSGYIGLEFAQMFQRFGSGVTVIGHSKQILSNQDSDIAIAVQTLLEREGIEFLLKTNVLRVDRVDNATVLQLQVADRQISLQGSHLLVAIGRVPTTDSLNLAAAGVATDAHGFILVNDRLETNIPGIWALGDINGGLQYTHVSLDDYRIVKANLIDGGNRSRRDRLVPSCLFIDPELAHVGLTETEAQQQGYAIRVAKLDASAIPRAKTLGKTDGLMKAIVDTETGRILGCSLLCHEAGEVISTVQMVMQAQMPYTVLRDGVLTHPTMTEGLNMLFSKL
- a CDS encoding NmrA family NAD(P)-binding protein, translating into MYAITGITGQVGGAVARKLLSDNQSVCAVIRDAKKGTAWVEQGCAVALADMNDADALTAAFTDAEGVFVVIPPNFAPSPGFPETRAIVAALRTALTAAHPGKVVCLSTIGAQATQPNLLTQLQILEQVLGDLPMPIAFVRPAWFMENAAWDVAPARESGIIQSFLQPLDKPVPMIATADISRVASELLQQTWSGRRIVEIEGPHRVTPNDIAKGFSKVLGCPVHAEVVPRETWEALFKAQGTADPEPRIRMLDGFNEGWMEFESGESGSIKGEVELETVLKSLVER
- a CDS encoding alpha/beta fold hydrolase, whose amino-acid sequence is MTTFHTISIDGLDIFYREAGSRSNPTILLLHGFPTSSHMFRNLMPALADSFHLVAPDYPSYGNSSMPTVDEFDYTFDRLAQIVEKFITAIDLKQYSLYVMDYGAPIGYRIAAKYPERVEALIVQNGNAYEEGIGGEFWNPAKAYWQDRSPENADKLRSFFTLETTKWQYTNGVRNLETISPDTWNMDQLFLDRPGNDEIQLALLYSYGTNPPLYPQWQEYFRKYQPPTLIVWGKNDAIFPAEGAYPYKRDLKDVEFHLLDTGHFALEEEGDAIADRIRHFMTTHVGQSQDGSNAIL
- a CDS encoding nitroreductase — protein: MFDLDQTIKDRHSTRKFLSKPVPRILLNEALALAQLAPSNSNTQPWRVVFAEGTRRDQLKKALLKQAQHFDESQLPKIAQLPEAFQHYRQELGEQVYGAMGIAREDTASRERAVLRNYEFFDAPMVGIVCMHRELGDADALSVGIYLQTLMLSLTARGLGTCAQVSLAAYPEIIRSELNIPPELSILCGLAVGYTDPDFPPNHLHISRDPVEKNISFLDDLELAHRSDWNTLIEA
- a CDS encoding SDR family NAD(P)-dependent oxidoreductase; this translates as MTISPVQTLSPSAVIDDSSRSKTTTSKLANKIALVTGASKGIGASIAKHLGAAGATVIVNYATSQSGADKTVADITADGGKATAIQGDFSKLEDITRTFAQIKQTHGKLDILVNNAGVYSFGAIEQVTPEEFYRQFNLNVLGSLLAIQEAIPLMGTEGGSVINIGSAVGSMPPANSAIYSATKAAVDSLTVSLSKELGSRKIRVNSLNPGFVATEGSQGFLEGDVYDMAIKSTPLGRVGQPEDIGPIAVFLASDDSQWLTGQRILASGGQTW
- a CDS encoding aldo/keto reductase yields the protein MKTRKLGNQGLVVSELGLGCMGMSDFYGGQDDREAIATIHRALELGITLLDTADMYGPFTNEQLVGKAIKDRRDQVAIATKFGIVRSAEGGWNGINGKPEYVHQACDASLKRLGVDVIDLYYQHRIDPEVPIEDTIGAMAELVQQGKVRYLGLSEATPATIRRANTVHSISALQTEYSLWSRDPEDEILPTVRELGIGFVPYSPLGRGFLSGRFTSPNDFSEDDYRRSSPRFQGENFYKNLQLVEQVKVIAAEKGATPSQLALAWLLAQGEDIIPIPGTKQRKYLEENVAATDVHLTTDDLNRIEAVAPKGVAAGDRYPADITSLQEALTNSRRSQPN